Genomic segment of Rhodothermus sp.:
ATCGAAGTGGCCGGCCGGCAGGCTGGCATGCCTATTGGACCGCTGGCCGTGGCCGATGAGGTGAGCCTACAGCTCATGCAACACATCCGTGAGCAGACGGCGAAGGATCTGGCTGCCGAAGGAAAAACCCTTCCAGCGCATCCAGCATATCAGGTGGTTGATGTGATGGTCCGCGAACACGGACGGCTGGGCAAAGCGCACGGGGCTGGCTTTTATGAGTATCCCGAGCACGGTCCTAAATACCTGTGGCCGGAGCTACGTCGGCTCTTCCCACCCCAGGGCGATCCGTTGCCTCAGCAGGAAATGATTGACCGCCTGTTGTTCGTGCAGGCCCTGGAAACTGTGCGTTGTCTGGACGAAGGCGTGCTCACCTCGGTGGCCGATGCCAACATCGGGAGTATTTTCGGCTGGGGGTTTGCTCCGTTCCATGGCGGGACGCTCCAGTTCATCAATGCCTACGGCATCAAGCGTTTTGTGGCACGGGCCGAGGCGCTGGCGGCGCAGTACGGCGAGCGCTTTGCGCCGCCGGAGCGTCTGTATGAGATGGCCCGTCGGGACGAAGTATTTGTTTGAAAAACAACGGCGCAGTATGGCAACGACGACGGTCTGGAAGCAACCGGCTACCCTGGAGGAGCTGAACCGGATGACCGAGGGCAACATGCTGGGACACCTGGGCATCCGGTTTGTTGAAATCGGAGAGGACTATCTGGTGGCCACCATGCCCGTCGATCAGCGCACGCAGCAGCCGTTCGGCCTGTTGCACGGTGGGGCCTCGGTGGCGCTGGCCGAATCGATGGGGAGCGTCGGATCGCATCTGTGTATCGACGCGGAACGCTACTACTGTGTGGGGCTGGAGATCAATGCGAACCACATCCGCGCAGTACGTTCCGGGGGACAAGTCAAGGGAGTGGCCCGGCCGCTTCATATTGGCCGTCGCACGCAGGTGTGGGACATTCGCATCTACGACGAACAGGAGCGGCTGGTCTGTGTCAGTCGTCTGACGCTGGCCGTATTGCCTTACCAGGAAGCATAAACTATGCGATCTTGTCCGCAGGACAGGGAACGCAGTAAACAGATCGCCCGAAAGGTGCGCTGCGCAGGTCCTCGGGTTTTTCTGTTCGATAGCGGGATCGGTCTGCCTCGTAAAGAGAGCGACGTAACGCGATACGTGAGCCCGGCTCTCTGTAAAGGTGAGGATAACCGCAGCGCCCGGCTCGGTCTGCCTTCTGGTGAAGCGACCAGGCCTGCGCTATGCGCAAGCCTTTGAATATAAGGAGCTTTCCGCTTCGGTAGCGTAGGTGTTGCATCAGGTTGTGCGTGAAGAAAACGCTGGTTTGATTGTTCAGCGCTATGTAGATTCTTCCGAAGGACTTCAGCGAAACGGAGTTGTGCTATCTACCTGAACTGTGAAAAAGAACACGGCGAACCATGACGCAGGAGGTCTCCCTGCCCGGCGCTTCGCCGGGAATGCAACGC
This window contains:
- a CDS encoding hotdog fold thioesterase, encoding MATTTVWKQPATLEELNRMTEGNMLGHLGIRFVEIGEDYLVATMPVDQRTQQPFGLLHGGASVALAESMGSVGSHLCIDAERYYCVGLEINANHIRAVRSGGQVKGVARPLHIGRRTQVWDIRIYDEQERLVCVSRLTLAVLPYQEA